The sequence ACATTCAGAAAACTCAAAGGTTTACCGTATCCAATAAattacattttaataaatgttgactaagacagcagccaatttgcatgctGCAAATCCCACGAATATAAGTGATGAGTTAATCTGATTTTACTGGTATTGGTTTAGTAAGGATGGAGAGAACACTTGTCCATCTCAAATGGACCAAAACGAACCAAAATCATGCATCAACTTCACAATACTCCCTTTGTAAATGTTGGTACTAGATTACCTGCTTACAAtttggagtggggtttgaacccacagaTTTCTGACCCAGACAGAAGTGTAATCAACTGACTCAAACAGAACAGACAGCTGCATATTTAGATATCTATGCACATTGGTAAGGCTTAAAGAATGCAAAGTATGCTTAAATGGCAATTACTGCTACAGATTCACCCCCAACACAATCTTCCCTTCCTCAGCTAATGAGGGTAATTAAGGTACAAGATAAACTGCATATAGGTCTGAGGCTTCACACAGGAtgcatttgaacaatgaaagtgAAGATATGATCTTACTTTGTCTGCTAATGTGATTATCTGCTGAGGCATATTCATCATTTGGAGCTTCTCCCTCCTATTAGATGTTAACATGGTTGAGTTACTGATATTAGGAAGAAGCTTACAATGTGTAAAGCTTCCTTTACCAAGTAATGGGATTGTTTTACAACTGAACATAAAGGCTGATACATAACTTTTAACATATCACCTGAGCCGGTACACATCTTTTAACGAATTACCTGGAAAATCTCCCCCACATCTGCACATTCCAACTCTGTAACACCACTTGTCTCCATTCCCATCTCTACAACATTGTAACCAGTGACCATGTACTTTTACAAACTCGAGGGTCAACTTTTGCCACTGTTAACCAGCCTCCCCACCTCAATCCTCCATACGCTTCAACTCATTCAAAATATACCACTGCACTTATCCTCATCCGTACAACAGAACACAATCCCCACAGCCATCCCAAACATATTGCCTTCAAATCCTCCCATGGGCTCGACCCCTTCAACCACAGATGGCAGTTTCCAGTCCTAAGCCTTCACACAGCCCTTTCCCCCCCAATAGAATTTCTGCTGCTTTCCACCACCCTGTTCCATCATTGCTCAACAGTTGCAATGCCCTGCCCACTACATACCCAGTTGTCTCTCCACCTTCCtcccattgttttgtttttaataaaaCATTTCCTTTTGACAGTATATTGGACACCTCGAGCCCGTTGCGCCATTTAATGAGTACATAGCCGATCTGTATGTTAACTCCGTTCACCTTCCATTTCTCCTTTCCCTTATTACACTTGGCCGGCAAAAGTCTAGCTATCTCAAGGTTTAAGAGTGGTTAATTGATGTCTTTTTGCACAAGTGTTCTACATTTCTACCATGTTTAGCACAAAGTGTTTTCTAATTTCTCACTTGAAGGGCCTGGACCTCTCCCAAACTCTCTGCACTTTCATATTTTTGTCATAAAATGATACAGTAcaagaggccagtcagcccattgcACCGCAGCTCTTTGAAAAAGGTATCCAATTAATCTCATGGCTTCCCCTTGCTCTGTCACCTAGATTGGCCCAAGTACTGTGTAAAcaacatttatattgcacctttacaCAGTAAAGCATTccgaggtgcttcacaggagcattatcataCAATTTTTGACACTGAGCCTTGCAACCAAAAGCTTGACCGAAGAGACAGATTTTAAAGCATTCATTAAAGGGTGAAAGAGAGatagtgagggaattccagagcttaggacggTGATGGGAGAACAGGGCTTGGTGCAAACAAATGTGTGGACAGCAGAGATGTGACTGAGCTCAATTTATGGATGGAACAAAGCATCGCCTTGCACAGGTTAGATGGACATGGAAATGTTTATATGGGTTTTTGCTGCCCCGTTTTTGTCCCAAGAGATTTTTGTTCCCAGCTTTTTTTAAATTGCACAAATTTTGTTCCCTGTTTTTCCTCCCAGCTTTGGCACCCAACCTCTTTTCCCATAGTTTCCAGTTTTTTGCTCCCAGGCAGTTTGTGTTCCCAGTTTTTGTTCCTAGATTTTTGCTCCCAGAGTTTGTGTTCCCAGTTTTCTTGCTCCCAGAAAGTTTGTGTTCCCAGTGTGTGTTCCTAGATTTTTGCTCCCAGTTTGCGTTCCCAGTTTTTTGCTGCCAGTTTTGGCTCGTGGTTTGTTTTGCTCTCAGACAGTTTTGGTTCCCAGTTTGTGTTCCCATTTTTGGTCCCAAACAGTTTGTGTTCCCAGTTTTTgcttccagtttgtgttcccaAAATTTTGCTGTCAGGTTTGGCTCGTGGTTTGTTTTGCTCCCACAGAGTTTTGGTTCCCAGTTTTTTGCTCCCAGTTTGTGGCCGTCAGGTTTGGCTTGCTCCCAGACATTTTTGGTTCCCAGTTTGTGTTCCCATTTTTGGTCCCAAAAAGTTTGTGTTCCCAGTTTTTgcttccagtttgtgttcccaATATTGTGCTGTCAGGTTTGGCTCGTGGTTTGTTTTGCTCCCACACAGTTTTGGTTCCCAGTTTTTGCTCCCAGTTTGTGGCTGTCAGGTTTGGCCTGCTCCCAGACATTTTTGGTTCCCAGTTTGTGTTCCCATTTTTGGTCCCACACAGTTTGTGTTCCCAGTTTTTgcttccagtttgtgttcccaATATTTTGCTGTCAGATTTGGCTCGTGGTTTGTTTTGCTCCCACACAGTTTTGGTTCGCAGTTTTTGCTCCCAGTTTGTGGCTGTCAGGTTTGGCTTGCTCCCAGACATTTTTGGTTCCCAGTTTGTGTTCCCATTTTTGCTCCCAATTTGTGTTCCCATTTTTGCTCCCAGTTTATGTTCCCATTTTTGCTCCCAGTTTGTGTTCCTAGTTTTTGCTTCCAGTTTGTGTTTGCTCCCAGACAGTTTTGGTTCCCAGTGTTTTTACTCCAAGTTTGTGTTCCCACTTTGTGTCCCCGGTGTTTTGCTCCCAGACAGTTTCTGCTTCTCTTACACCTGGTGTTTAGCTGTAATGAGGGAGATGAGGGTTGGGAAGCTGCTGCAGGGAGACTGCCAGCGAGTTTTTCACCTTCAGCCGCCCGGGGCCTAGCTGCAGACCTGGAGCCTCGGCTCAGCCTGCCAGTCCGGGCCGGGGGAGTCGGCCCGCGGCCGCTTCCTCGCTCCCCAGGCGGCCCCGGGCTGGGGATGAGCCGAATCCGCCGCCTCCTGCCGACGGCCGCCTCCGTCGCCGTCTCCTCCTTCTCATCCTCCCCCTGCTTCATCCTTCAGTCGGCTGCCGCCGCGCTCCAGAACCGCTCCGCCATCTTCCAGCTGGGCAAAAAATACCGCCgacaccaacaccctccccttTAAGGGTTCTGCCCTTTACCGATTGGCTGATAAACGACAGCTGCCGGCTCTGATTGGCTGCGCTGTTGCTGTGTGTTGGCCCCGCCCCTAGTTACAGTGTCAATCAAAGCTGGAGAGGCGTTTGCAGAAACTAGTTTGAGAGCTTGAAGAGGAATTTCCCAAAGTAACCCAGAAGGAGAAAGATTGAaagaagttgcatttatatagcatctttcatccCCATTACAACTTCTGAAGTGTATTCAaccgcttcttccccactgttatcagacacctaaatgaccctcttatggactgacctctttTTTTGGGTTTGTAATTTTAATGCCACCCAAAGGTGCAATCATTTTCCATTATAAAGTCTGAAATACAAACTCTGAAAGATGTACAAGTCAAAAATTAATGTTTCATCTCCAATTCTACAAGTAATTTACATTTGTTAAATTAAAACAGATACCAACAACAAGAGTACCGACATTAGagggcatgacactgggaagctGCACTTTTGACATGGTTGGAGTCAGCCCTCGACGCTGCTGTAGTTCTTCAAACAGTCTCAAAACAGAGGTCCATGTCTTTTAAGGTTCCTGGGATGTTCCATACATTATTGCAGACATTAAAACAGCCTCAGTGGGAATACTGCTCGCTGCAAGATAACCCAAGGTTTCTTCACAGGTCCCGTGATTTGATGGCACAAAAGATTCTGAACTATGCCAGTTTTTACAATGCAAACACGGTTTAAAGTGTTTTCATCTCTCTCCTTTCGCAATTTAAAACTTGACGGGGACAGGCAGCCATTTTCAATCTTTAATCAAAGTGAATTGCAGTGTAAAAAATTATCCAAACAACCAAAAACAATGCAAAAGATGTCATGAATCCCTCTTTTGTTAGTTCCCATGTTCCGCCATACTCTTCCTCGTCTACTTGCTGAAAGCTGCTAAAGTAGAGGTACAGAAGCCCAGCATTGATGAGACAAAATATTGCTATTCCCAAGAATCCTTTAAGTGGAACAACTCCCCATATAACACCTAAAATAATTGCAATTATTTTTCGAAACCAGTAGATCAAATCGAGAAACTCATCTTTGTCCTCCCAGGCCGCGTTACTCTTCAGCACTTTGCTCCACACCGACACTTTCATGCCGCCGTTGGCCAGCGGGTGTTCTCTGGACTTGCCCCCGCTCATTCTCCCGTCCTCGCTCGACAAGTCGCCCCACCACCGCCGCGGTCCCGCCCGCCCAGCCGACTCCTCTTCCCCAACTGCAGGCGCCAGAGTGGCGCACGCGCGCCCCGtcctggactgacctcattaacactataccctgtaCGCTTCATCTGATgcaggtgcttatgtagttacattgtataccttgtgttgccctattatgaatTTTATTCCTttgtcttcccatgtacttaatgatctgttgagctgctcgcagaaaaatacttttcactgtacctcggtacacgtgacaataaacacatccaatccaatccaattcctatttccacctctgtcacATCACGCGCCTTCATCAAaatagcggcttttcacagtaacttcattgcagtgttattgtaagcttacttgtgacttgtgacttgtgcctcaattcatctgctgctgaaaccctcatccatgcctccATTACCTTTAGATGTTTTGATTCCAACGGACTCCTGGCTTGTTTCCCACATTGTACCCCTAGTGAACTTGAAGTCACCCAcaaccctgctgcccttgtctaaaTTTTCAGATAGTCCAGTTCCGCAATCACCCTttgtgacaatatgtatattgtaagaataatgaagggttaacaattgacTGTAACTGCATCCAACAACTAGATGGTGATCAAGCACATACACGTGGATCACGTGATACTCTTGATTCGGGGAGAAGGTTGTTAGGTGAGGTAGAGAATAGACTtgttatcaggagctctgtaATTAGAATTATAGTTTTAGTGAATATTtttgtaataagaacataagaacataagaactaggagcaggagtaggcaatctggcccctcgagcctgctccgccattcaattagatcatggctgatcttttgtggactcagctccactttccggcccgaacaccataacccttaatccctttatgctTCAAAAAACTACTATCgttaccttaaaacatgtaatgaagagcctcaactgcttcactgggcaaggaattccatagattcacaacccttgggtgaagaagttccttctaaactcagtcctaaatctacttccccttattttgaggctatgtcccctagttctgctgtcacccgccagtggaaaccacctgcccgcatctatcctatctattcccttcataattttaaatgtttctataagatcccccctcatccttctaaattccaacgagtacagtcccagtctactcaacctctcctcataatccaccccttcagctctgggattaacatagtgaatctcttctgcacaccctcagcgccagtacgtctttctcaagtaaggagaccaaaactgaacacaatactccaggtgtggccgcactaacaccttatacaattgcaacataacctccctagtcttaaactccatccctctagcaatgaaggacaaaattccatttgccttcttaatcacctgttgcacttgtaaaccaaccttctgtgactcatgcactagctcacccaagtctctctgaacagcggcatgctttaatattttatcgtttaaataataatcccatttgctgttattcctaccaaaatggataacctcacatttgtcaacattgtattccatctgccagaccctagcccattcacttaacctatccaaatccctctgcagacttccagtatcctctgcacttttcgctttaccactcatcttagtgtcatctgcaaacttggacacattgcccttggtccccaactccaaatcatctatgtaaattgtgaacaattgtgggcccaacacggatcctgagggacaccactagctactgattgccaccaGAGAAAcaaccatttatcccaactctttgctttctattaattaaccaatcctctatccgtgctactactttaccctaatgccatgcatctttatcttatgcagcaaccttttgtgtggcaccttgtcaagggctttctggaaatccagatataccacatccatcggctccccattatctactgcactggtaatgtcctcaaaaaattccactaaattagttaggcatgacctgccctttacgaacccatgctgcatctgcccaatgggacaatttctatccagatgcctcgcaatttcttccttgatgatagattccagcatcttccctactaccgaagttaagctcactggcctataatttcctgctttctgcctacctccttttttaaacagtggtgtcacgtttgctaatttccaatccaccgggaccaccccagagtctagtgaattttggtaaattatcactagtgcatctgcaatttccctagccatctcttttagcactctgggatgctttccatcagggccaggagacttgtctacctttagccccattagcttgcccatcactccctccttagtgataacaatcctctcaaggtcctcacctgtcatagcctaatttctatcagtcgctggcatgttatttgtgtcttccactgtgaagaccgacccaaaaaacctgttcagttcctcagccatttcctcatttcccattattaaaactcccttctcatcctctaaaggaccaatatttaccttagccactccaattggctttattggttggccaattggagtatgagctccctcaatgatagctcattgagggggcccatataatcacctgtgtaggctttgtgagccagtcttaagttgactggactgctagcagcactgtttataGCTGCTCCTggaatatcgttattgtaaataaatattggtgtggtgacggaactcttgcctcccgtggattactacagtggcgacgaggtaactacgaattttgcggagaccagctgccgcactcggagggtaagcctttgccattttaaaaatgccgttttttgggaggttagaggcattcgacccggctattgaggactggtcccagtatgtggagagaatgtgtactTCTTCGGGCAAATGATTATACTGATGGACGAAAGGAGATGcgtatcctgctgtcggcgtgcggagcctccgctttcgccattatacgtagtctgacttatcccgatacgccggacacgaaaactttccaagaagtaacggaattggttgAAAGAGCACtcacgacccaaaaccacccctcattttgcgtaggtacagattctacacagcgaagcgggaagacagggagtcagtcacaaatttcttgacccgcctgagaaggctggtgaAAAATGTGAATTCGGcccaacgctaaatgaaatgcttagggaccggttagtgtgtggtataaacgacctcacaatatagaaacgcctgttggcggaaaacGGAGCTAGacctgcaggcaggcgttacagctcgcactgtccctggaaaaggcagcaagtggggaacaggaactacagggcacgccaatggaggtagatacctgtgagagggactaccacaatgggtcctggCTACCAGATAgtccgctctcaggaaaaacctgaggaatagaggaaaCAAGGAaatcccagaactgcccccaagtctgccagacTAACTGGAGACCAGAGGGAAGTGGGAAGTAGTGGATtttgaggctcccccaacagagaaggaccgtttggCACCCGACACAGAAGTGGGGTTAACAACGACAgcaaaccctagaaggaggtggcacagAAGAGCAATAGCGGGTGGGACGCGGTGAGGACAGTACACAACTAGacgcccccatcctcctccaaggggaacaattatataatattacaacgaagaaagcagaacccattaggattaccccacaggTGAACGGgcagccgacaataatggaaatagacacgggtgcggccgtatcagtaatgggagtggcagcatttagaaaaatcaaagatggactccagccactaaccccaacaaaaacatcgacgaaacttaaaacctacacgggggaacccctggaagttctaggcacgactcatgtacctgtggaatatgagaaacaattgctcagattaccgttgacgataatagagggctccggaccgagcttaattgtacggaactggctgaaagacctgaaattagattggatggaaattttccagagtggaagcgggcagttgagtggagtactccaaaaatacccggaggtcttccaggaaggtttgggggaaatcataggcaccaaagcaactttgcacgtggacccagaagcccttccgaaattttgtaaggccaggccggtaccttttgcattaaggaagaaagtagatgacgaaatagaaaggttacggtgcgacggcattatcagaccagtacagttctcggaatgggcagcgccggtggtaccaattttgaagccaaacggctcgatacgtctctgtggagatttcaaacagacagaaaacaaatacgcactgctggacaaatacccaatcccaaaaatagacgacctatatgccaaattggcaggtgggcttttgttcacgaaactagacatgagccacgcctacctgcagttaaaactggacaaggactcccagaagttcgctacgatcaacaccctgaagggcctttttcgttatactaggctaccttttggagtgtcatcagcctgcgctatattccagcgtacgatggaaaatattctgcagggactaccgcaggtggcgatttatttggacgatatcttaatcatgggtaggacaaatagggaacacttaaggaacctggaggaagtgctcaggcgtttcgcaaaggcaggcgtacggctaaaaaggggaaaatgtgtttttctggccccacaagtgacgtacctgggatataaagtagacgagtcaggcttacatccattagaagacactCTAAGTAAGTGTCttagtaagggcaataaaagaagccccagctcccaccacggtccaggggttacgatcatttctagggttggtaacctattatggaaaatttattgaaaataaggcatccatcctagaacctctccaccagctactaaaaaaggggcaagaatggaaatggtccatccgccaaaaccgagcatttagggaatattaaggaacagctgtcatccgaaaatgtcctagagcattatgactcaAGGAAGGAGTTgctggtcacttgtgatgcatccccttacggggtaggagccgtcttagcccatggaggaaggaatggggaagaacggccaatagcctatggttcgaggaccttggcgatagctgagaggaagtacgcccaaatcgagaaggaaggactggcggtgatattcacagtaaaaacatgtcaccagtatctgtacgggcggaaattcaccatagtgacggaccataagccgttattagggttattaaaagaagacaagtcaatacccccgattgcatcagctagaatccaacgctgggcgttgctactggcggcatatagatacgttctggagcacagaccgggaacgcgagtagcacatgcagatgctttgagcagacttcccctcccggacactccgccgcaaataccaaaagtagaggagacagtaatgactctaaatttttttggacaccctaccagtagacgcacaacatattcggttgtggacgcaaaaagacccagttttagccaagatgaagcatttactgctaacaggggaactggaaagaccagtggagccccagatgcacccatacttgagcagaagggaccaaataaccatagaagacggtatcctattatggggagcccgggtaatcgtcccagctcagggccgttaggcaatcttaactgagttacatcacggacacccaagggtgtctaaaatgaagatgctagctcgaagttacgtttggtggccaggtttggacacagacatagcagccttggtacgtcggtgccaggagtgccaacaggggcaaagagtgccaccagcgccgccattgcacccgtgggaatggccaggcagaccgtggacccgcctgcatattgaccacgccggccctttcatgggctcaacgcttttggtgatagtggatgcccactccaaatggttggacgtccactgggtaaacacggcaagcacagcatcgacaattaaaaagctcagggcctcgtttgcaacacatggacttccggaggtattggtgtcggacaatggaacggcattcacaagtggggaatttggaaaatacctgaaggaaaacggagtccgtcacatcaaaacggccccttaccatccagcgaccaacggcctggcagagagagcggtccagacacttaaagcgggactcaagaagcagccagcagcgtcaatggacacaaagctctcccgctggctgtttgattacaggaccacactgcattccacaacaggcataccgccagctgaactcttaatgggaaggcggctgcgaacgaggctgagtctccttttcccaaatttaacggggaaagtggagaaacaacaggaggcccaacgcagggggcatgataatagtcggcagcagagacatttccaggtgggggcaccggtttgggtcaagaattatgggaatggaccaatgtgggtcaaaggcatggtagagtcccaaacagggcccatatcctatgaggtttcaataggaggtaaggtgctgaagaaacacctagaccaaataagggcagcggaatcacacctggaggcaggcgaagcaggaccgcctcaagctgggatagcccagatggaatggatacccacaccccagccctgagcaatttctccagaccctgtcatccagtcatcagagtcggagatggacacactcggcgaggccgccgcgacacctctccccgaggaggaggaagaacaacttccaaggaggtcgtcaaggaaaagacgggcacctataggTACACCCCCGCCCACTTCGGCGAACGACCCGGAGaatgacacagaggtgacagacccagacatgaggagcaggaagaagctcagaggaatgccagctggcaggaattcctcgaccttgggggggaggggtgtaataaactccaattggctttattggttggccaattggagtatgagctccctcaatgatagctcattgaggggggcccatataatcacctgtgtaggctttgtgagcagtcttaagttgactggactgctagcagcactgtttgtagctgctcctgtaatatcgttattgtaaataaatattggtgtggtgacggaactcttgcctcccgtggattactacaatttTATATTTTAGCAAGCAAgtcaaatctatttagttgtattgtaaataaattagctttgttcaaaacttagTTTGATGTACTTTGTGAGACACTGCACTTTAAGACATCCTCATTCAGAATGCAAAGATCATCACACCCTTGAGCTTGCTGATCTATTTTGGATCCATACTCTAACCCCTCTCCTTATCTCGGTAATCCCTACAATCCTCTGGCATATGGacattcctctaattctgcctttttgtgtactctaaatttgtctTTGTGTCGTCCTGTTTTATAAGTCTCCTGTGAAGCTTCCAcgggatgttttactatgttaaatgtGCTACataaatatacatttttgttgcagtataggaaatgtggcagccgcTTTGCACACAGGAAGCTCTCACAAATAGCAAAGCgataatagcacagtggttagcactgttgcttcacagcgccaggttcccaggttcaattcccggcttgggtcagtgtctgtatgaagtctgcatgttctccctgtgtctgcgagggattcttcccacaaatcccgaaagatgtgctgctagatgaattggacattctgaattctccatctgtgccacccgaacaggcgccagaatgtggcggctaggggcttttcacagtaacttcattgcagtgttaatgtaagcctacttgtgacaataaagatgatatattaatctgttttttgtgatgttggttgaagcaTAAAAATTTACCAGGACACCGAGAAAaatccctgctcttctttgaaatattgccatggcattttttacatccacctgagagggcagacagggccacAGCGTAACATCTCACCCAaatgatggcacctctgacagtacggcactccctcagtactgcactggagtgtcagcctagacatTTGATGTCTTGACATCTCTGGTCTTCAGTCACAACAGCACCTGAGTTGTGTAGAATTACCTCGAGACTTCAGCAATAATatcctatttttaaaatttgatgtTTTTATTCTCCCTTTGAATGGTTTATTTGTTGTTTAAAATGTGTGCTGTTCTGAACAGAATTACTTTGGTTAGATCATATGTTTGATGACACTGGAATAAGCCAatatcttattttttttttaaaatttagattacccaattatcttttccaattaaggggcaatttagtgtggccaatccacctactctgcacatttttgggttgtggggggcgaaacccacgcagacacggggagaatgtgcaaactccacacggacagtgacccagagccgggatcgaacctggggcctcagcgccgtgaggcagctgtgctaaccactaggccatcgtgctgccctcaatatCTTATTATTGACCCAATTAAAAGACTTGCTtgatgcaaattggctgctgtatgtCCAACATTATAATAGTGACTACACATCAAAATAGGCTGTAAAGTTTCCAAAAACATGAAAAGTGGTATATATATGCATGTCTTTCGTTTTTCtaactttctattcctttcttcttCACATGTATACCTAGCTCCCACGTAAATGCATTTCTGAAATTCACTTCAACCTCATGGTCACAAATTCCATATTTTTACCACTCCCTGGGTAAAAAATTCTCTTTGGATTTATTTGTGACTATTGTACCCATATTGTCCCTAGTTTTAGTTTTGCCCAGATGTGGGAACATCTCCTCCATGTCTGCCCTATCAAACCCTTTCTtaaagacctctgtcaggtcacccctcagccttcc comes from Scyliorhinus canicula chromosome 1, sScyCan1.1, whole genome shotgun sequence and encodes:
- the LOC119971571 gene encoding respirasome Complex Assembly Factor 1-like, with the translated sequence MSGGKSREHPLANGGMKVSVWSKVLKSNAAWEDKDEFLDLIYWFRKIIAIILGVIWGVVPLKGFLGIAIFCLINAGLLYLYFSSFQQVDEEEYGGTWELTKEGFMTSFALFLVVWIIFYTAIHFD